The following proteins are co-located in the Naumovozyma dairenensis CBS 421 chromosome 9, complete genome genome:
- the ICY1 gene encoding Icy1p (similar to Saccharomyces cerevisiae ICY2 (YPL250C) and ICY1 (YMR195W); ancestral locus Anc_6.285) codes for MSFPIELIASTQQDEDVFSFSLNNQSNINYMDKFHQQQNKNNIITPTFGQQSHNGDYEDQANLDEEEEIEDLNLDNGYGDVSLLNSPISYNNNMRTNQQEQEQEQENVRYEAYPTSSSNFNMFEEYSSAQDDIFEIDTQPSSAIQTPIIPNNNNNNNCSNEVSGSYSITSSSPYAKLAECYGNAAQQNYRLWLSSF; via the coding sequence ATGTCATTCCCAATCGAACTAATAGCGTCCACACAACAGGATGAAGATGTTTTTTCATTCTCTCTAAATAATCAATCCAACATTAATTACATGGATaaatttcatcaacaacaaaataaaaataatataataacgCCCACATTCGGACAACAATCACATAATGGTGATTATGAAGATCAAGCTAACCTtgatgaggaagaagaaattgaagatttaaacCTTGATAACGGATACGGTGATGTTTCCTTATTAAATTCACCAATATCgtataacaataatatgaGAACGAatcaacaagaacaagaacaagaacaagaaaatgtACGTTACGAAGCATACCCAACAAGTAGTAGTAATTTTAACATGTTTGAAGAATATTCGAGTGCTcaagatgatatatttgaaatagaTACTCAACCATCTAGTGCTATTCAAACTCCAATAataccaaataataacaataataacaattgTTCTAATGAAGTTTCTGgttcatattcaattacATCAAGTTCACCATATGCTAAATTGGCTGAATGTTATGGCAATGCAGCTCAACAAAATTATAGACTATGGTTATCTTCGTTCTAG